In Miscanthus floridulus cultivar M001 chromosome 5, ASM1932011v1, whole genome shotgun sequence, one genomic interval encodes:
- the LOC136455472 gene encoding ACT domain-containing protein ACR4-like — MALAGAGAEDMARAAADGATMVQEAAAVPEEAAARRTGPAAATRGHQRRVREETSSRALADGDAAYSSWDTDYGYQKFIQKMNPQRVAIDHTSRPNATVIRSIGPDSCFLPSRRRAIGAFLYTLIELTGTDRPGLLSEVSAVLTNLECNVANSELWTQNERAAAVMQVTDTKSGLAILDAERKKIKLFPEHDQIYG, encoded by the exons ATGGCcctcgcgggggcgggggcggaggaTATGGCGCGGGCGGCCGCGGATGGCGCGACCATGGTGCAGGAGGCGGCCGCGGTCCCGGAAGAGGCGGCGGCCAGGCGTACGGGTCCGGCGGCGGCAACGCGTGGGCACCAACGCCGGGTGCGGGAAGAGACCTCATCGCGCG CATTAGCAGATGGAGATGCGGCTTATTCTTCTTGGGATACTGACTATGGGTACCAGAAATTCATCCAAAAGATGAACCCTCAAAG GGTCGCTATTGACCACACCTCACGTCCAAATGCTACAGTTATTCGT TCTATCGGGCCTGATTCTTGCTTTCTTCCCTCACGGAGGAGAGCCATTGGAGCCTTCCTCTACACCTTGATAGAGCTAACTGGGACTGACAGGCCCGGGCTTCTATCCGAAGTGAGCGCTGTGCTCACAAATCTAGAGTGCAATGTGGCGAATTCGGAGCTGTGGACACAGAACGAAAGAGCAGCTGCCGTCATGCAGGTCACTGATACGAAGTCTGGGCTGGCAATTTTGGATGCAGAAAGGAA GAAAATTAAGCTGTTTCCAGAGCACGACCAAATATATGGATAA